The Pseudoalteromonas translucida KMM 520 genome segment TTATTGCATCAAAAACGTTTACCACGTCAGAGACAATGACCAACGCTAAAACAGCGGTTGATTGGTTTTTACAAACAGCTAAAGATAACGCCGCTATTGCTAAGCATTTTGTTGCGGTGAGCACTAATTTAGAAAAAACAGCCGAGTTTGGCATTAGTAACGATAACGTATTTACTATGTGGGATTGGGTTGGTGGTCGCTTTTCATTATGGAGTGCCATAGGTTTACCGATTGCATTATATGCAGGGTATGACGCTTTTGAAGCAATTTTAGAGGGTGCATACGAAGTTGATGAGCACTTTAAAAACGCGCCATTAGAGCAAAATGTTCCGCTTATTATGGCATTGTTAAGCGTGTGGAATACCAGCTTTTTAGGTTACACCTCGCAAGCTATTTTACCTTATGACCAAGCGCTGCACATGTTGCCTGCGTACTTACAACAAGGCGAAATGGAAAGTAACGGCAAGCATGTTAACTTTGCCGGTGAAACTGTGCCTTATACAACAGTGCCAATTATTTGGGGTATGACGGGGATTAACGGGCAACATGCATTTTACCAATGTTTGCATCAAGGTAATGTGATTGTACCGGCTGATTTTATTGCCTCAATTAAGCCGCAAGTAAGCGTTGATAAACATCACGATATTTTATTATCGAACTTTTTTGCGCAAACAGAAGCATTAATGAATGGCGTAGATGAGCAAGAGATCACCGCAGATTTAACCGCTAAGGGTAAATCTCAGGCGCAAATAGATGAGTTACTAAAGCACAAAATCCATCAAGGCAACCGCCCAACTACCTCTATGTTACTAGATAGCGTAGACGCTAAAACGGTAGGGCGCTTAATTGCATTGTATGAGCATAAGATTTTTTGCCAAGGCATTATTTTAGAAATTTGCTCATTTGATCAATGGGGTGTTGAGCTAGGTAAAGGGTTAGCATCAAAAATAGAAGCTGAGTTAGTTGATGAGCGCGTAAAATATGCTCATGATAGTTCAACTAATGGCTTAATGGCGTATTATAAGCAACATCGTACGCAGTAAAAAATTAGCTTAGTAACATAAGCAACCAAATACCTTTGAACGGGTAGCGCTGGTGTACTTAGGGACTGTATTTTTGTGAGAGGAATTACAGTTTCCTAAGGCCCATTTTAAAGCGCAGATGATAAAATTAAAAATAAATAGCCAGCAGTGCGGTTAAATAAAAAACATCATCATCACAGCATAACCAAGCAGGTTTTTGTGCAAATATATTTATAAAAACCGACATCATTCAAGCAATAAACCGCTATATCTGATTACCTAACGGGTAGTGCCAGGTAGCACAAACGTAGAGAGTAACTATGCTTAATCCTTTTGATATTATAATTTTTGGGGGCGGTGGTGATCTTGCGTTACGCAAATTACTACCTGCAATGTATCGAGCATATCAAGAAGGTAATTTACCTGAAGGCTCACGTATTTTGCCAACGGTACGCGAAGAAACCCAACGTGCTGAGTACATAGAAACAGCACACAAAGCCTTAAAAGAGTTTTTAGCAAAAGATGAGTTTAATGCTAAAGATTGGAAAGCCTTTGCTACTTTTTTAGTACCTGTTGTTAGCAATGTAACAGCCCCTGACGATAACTGGGATGTGCTAAAAGGTATTTTAGATGAGCACGACAGCACTAAATCTCGCGTATTTTACTTATCACTACCACCTGCTGTATACGGCACTTGCTGTGAAATTTTATCTGTTAAAAACTTAATAACGCCTACTTCACGTGTAGTGGTTGAAAAACCTATTGGTTATTGTGGTGAATCTGCCGAGGCTATTAATGGAAAAATCGCCGAGTATTTTAGCGAAGAGCAAATTTTCCGAATTGACCATTATTTAGGTAAAGAAACCGTTCAAAACTTAATGGCACTGCGTTTTTCAAACTCGTTGTTTGAAAACATGTGGGATGCTAAATCAATCGATAATATTCAAATTAGTATTTCAGAAACAGTGGGCCTTGAAACTCGTGCAGGCTTTTACGACAAAGCCGGTGCGCTGCGTGACATGGTTCAAAATCACTTGTTACAACTGTTATGTTTAGTGGCAATGGAATCGCCTCATAAGCTTAATGCCAATAGTATTCGCAACGAAAAACTCAAAGTATTAGAAGCGCTGCGTCCACTTATTGGCAGCGACGTAGATAAAAATATTATTCGTGGTCAATATGTACCGGGTGACCTAAACGGTAAAATTGTACCAGGTTACTTAGAAGAGCTTAATGAAGGTTCAAGTAAAACCGAGACCTTTGTGGGTATTCGAGCACATATTGATAACTGGCGTTGGGCAGGTGTGCCATTTTATTTGCGTACTGGTAAACGTATGGCTAAACGCTGTGCTGAAATTGTAGTGCAATACAAAAAAGTATCACACAATGTGTATGAAGACAGCGTTGGCGAAATAGAGCCTAACCGCTTGGTTATTCGCCTGCAACCAGAGGAAACTATTCAGCTAACCTTGATGTCTAAACGCTTAGATAATCTTGAAATGCAGCTTGAGCCAGTAACGATGAATATTGAGCTTTCACAAGCCTATAGCAATGGTTTTCACTCAGATGCTTATAAGCGTTTAATGCTAGATGCAGCCGCTAATAATCCTTCGTTATTTATCCATCGTGATGAAGTACGCCAAGCATGGAAGTGGATTGATCCAATCATCGACCGCTGGCAAGAAAAAGGCAAACCGGCGCTTTATCGTGCAGGTAGCTGGGGCCCAGAAGATGCAGACGAATTATTAGCAGAGAACAACCATGTATGGTTTAACACCGGTGATAAGGGAGCATAATGGCAACTATAATTGAAAAGTTTTTTGATAGTAAAGAGGCGCTTACAGCAGAGTTGTCTGCAACACTTGAGCAATCATTGCGTGATGGCATAAGCAATGATGGCCGTGCAGTATTAATGGTATCGGGCGGCTCATCGCCTGCTGCGGCGTATAAGCATTTATCAACCCTTGATTTAAATTGGCAATATATTGATGTTGCTATGGTTGATGAGCGCTGGGTAGATGCGAGCCACGAAAAAAGTAACGAAGCATTTATTAACAGTACGTTATTACAAAATTATGGTGCTGCGGCTAACTTTGTTACGATGAAAAATAGCGCCGAGACAGCGCAGCAAGGCACTGCAGTGTGTGAAGCTGCCTATGCTGCGTTAAAACGCCCGTATGATGTGACTATTTTAGGTATGGGCCCAGATGGCCATACTGCGTCATTATTCCCACATGCAGAGGGTTTAGACGTAGGCCTAAACTCGGATCAACTGGTGTGTGCAATTAATGCCATTGAAAGTGATGTAACTGGCAGTATTACTGAGCGTATGACACTTACGTTAAACGCGATAGCGCAATCTAAAGTGGTTAAGCTACTTATTAGCGGTGATGAAAAGCTCGCTGTGTACAAGCAAGCTAAAGCGGGTGGAGATGTAAACGACATGCCACTGCGCGCAGTGTTAAATCATCCAAGTATTAATATTGAGGTTTATTGGGCGCCGTAACTTGCCCTAATAAATTCAATCATAAAAAGCTGGTTTCAAATGCCAGCTTTTTTGTGCGCGACTACTTAATGCGATTGATGTAATCCTTCTTGGCTAAAAAATCATTTAATCAGTAAAATACACTATTAATGACTGCAAAATTAGCCTACACCAGGTTAAGTAATCATTAACTCTCCTCTTAGTTTTTAGCTTAAAGTTAATGGCTACATTAAAATACAAAAGCAATTCCACAGTGGCCAAAATAAAACCTGCAGTGAATCAACCTTTAAAGTTACTTTAAACATTTGATCGTTTGTTTTTAACCATAAATATTTATCTGAATTCAATAAAACGAGCTAAATTTTACATTGAATTTAAATTATATATTTCAATGACCTGAACCTGAGTCGAGTAAATTGCGATCAATAAGGTTATAAAAATGTAGCAAATGTGTAATTTTGCGTGTATTGTTCGCTACATAATGACAGCGTTGTCATTACCGCTAAATAAAGTGATGAACAAAACTAACAAAATAATTCAAGGAGAATCCTGTGTTTGCCAACAACTTTAAGAAGAGCTTATTAGCAGTAAATATCGGTCTTATAATGAGTGCTGGGTTTACTGGTGCTGTATTAGCAGCCGAAGAAACTAAAGTGCAAGATGATGTGGAAGTAATTGAAGTACGTGGTATTCGTGCTTCAAATAAAGAAAACTTAAATGGTAAACGTTTTTCTAACGCTGTTGTTGATGTTGTTTCGGCTGAAGATGTAGGTAAGTTTCCTGACGGTGATGTGGGTGAATCACTAGCACGCATTCCTGGTGTAAGTGTGTCGCGCCAATTTGGTCAAGGTCAACAGGTTTCTATTCGTGGTGCTTCGGCACAACTAACCCGTACTTTACTTGACGGGCACTCTGTTGCTTCTACTAACTGGTACGATCAACAAGCTGTCGATCGTAGCTTTAATTATTCATTATTGCCATCTGAATTAGTCGGCGGCTTAGAGGTTTATAAATCATCGCAAGCTAATTTAGTTGAAGGCGGTATTGGCGGTACAGTTATTGTTAACACACGTAAACCATTAGATTTAGAAGCCAATACTTTATACGCAGGAATTAAAGCCGATTACGGTACTATTTCTGAAGAAGCAGACCCTGAAATATCTGGACTATACAGCTGGAAAAATGATGATGAAACATTTGGTATTTTAGTTGCTGGGGCCATGTCTGAAATTCAATATCAACGTAATGGAATTGAATCATCAGGTGGTTGGAGTGGTGGCATGTCACCAACTACTTTTCAACAAGAACGTGAGCGCACTGCAATTAACGTAGCAATGCAGTATCAACCTACCGACTCATTACTTTTTGGTTTAAGCTTAACCAGTTTAGATTTTGGTGCTAATAACGCTAATACTCAAGTTATTATTTTCCCTGGTGAGGGTTCTTGTAAAGGCACTAATGCATCAGGTAATTGTGTCTCGCGTGAAATTAACGGCACAGGCACTGGTTTTTTCCAAACTTGGGTTCGCCAAGCAGAAATGGATTCAAAAACAGTTGATTTTGACTGGAGATATGAGGCAGAAAATTTCACATTTAAAGGCCGCATTGGTAATACCAGCGCTGAAAGCTCAGTAATTACTGCTAACTATGGTGAATGGGCGAGCAATAACGCTGATTACAACGGCACAGTTGATATGACCGGTGATATTGTAAAGTATAATTTAGCTAACCAAGCATACGATTCAAGTATTCTACCTAGCACTATGGGGCCTCAAACATGGGCACCGGAGTATAACCCCGATTCTGATGAAGAAACTTACTTAAATCTTGATTTTGAAATTCCGGTAGAAATTGGTGCAATTAATAGTATTAAAACAGGTTTTCGTTTTGCCGATCATAAAGTAGTGCAAGACGGTAACGGTGCTAATGTAAATGTGGCATTACGCCCAATGAGAGGCGCTGCTGAGTATTACCCTGGTACGGTTAACGCGGGCGGTGGTTTCATATTACCCGAGCCAAATATGGATTTGATGATTGCGGACTCGCTTGCAATGACCGAAGGTTATACACAACGACCACAATCATTCGGTACAGTAGAAGAAGAAAATACAGCACTTTATATAATGGCTGATTTTGACAGCGGCGGTATTCGCGGTAACCTTGGTGTGCGCTATATTTCTACAGATATTTCATCTGATTATTACGATTTAAGCGACTCAGGTATTTATGCTACAACATTATCAACGGATAAAGCAGATTATAGCGAGTTTTTACCAAGCATAAATGTTGTTATGGACTTAGCCGATGATGTGATTTTACGTGCCTCAGCAGCCCAAGTTATTTCTCGTCCAAATTATACAGATTTATTCGCAACTCGAAATTTAGCGGGTTACACAGATAACCTACCGAATAACGAAGTGCTGCAAACGGGTAATGTAGGCTTAAGCCCATTTAAGGCATTCCAGGCTGATATTGGTATTGAGTGGTACTTTAGTGGTGATGCTATGGTTAGCTTTACTTACTTCACTAAAGATGTAAGTTCGTTTATCTCTACGCAGCAGCAAACTAAGCAACAAATAGGTATTGATATTCCAGTATACACAGAGAACCCTGACGCGGGCATTTCACCTTGTGGCGCTGGCATGAACGATTGTTGGACAGTGAGTTCATCTACCAACGGTAGTGGTGGTTCGATTGAAGGTATCGAAATTCAAATTCAAGATGCTTTCGACAATGGTTTTGGTTACTCAGCTAACTATACTTATGCAGATGCTAAAGCCCCTGATACAAACTATCCAGACAGAGTTGGCGTATTTTCAGATTCATCAAAAAACACCTACAACTTAGTTGGTTATTATGAAAACGATGATTTTTCAGCACGTTTAGCCTATAACTGGCGATCAGAGTTTATTATTCGTGAAGCCCCAGGTTGGTATGGTAACCGTGAACATCAGTCATTTGGTTCACTCGATTTCAGCGCCACATACTCGGTAACTGACTATTTAGATGTAACATTTGAAGGGGTTAACCTTACAGAAGAAGACAGTATTCAGTTAGGTAATAATAATGCAGGAACATCATTGCCTAATCCTGATTTGTTAAATGACTTCCCTGTATGGAGCTTTGAAGGTGAGGCCCGCTACAAGCTAGGCGTTGCTTTACGCTTTTAACGTATAGCTAATCTATATTAAAGAAGCCCAGCGTTTGTTTACGCTGGGCTTTATTTTTTATATCGTATAAATTTAAACTGTGTGATTAGGTGGGTTGAGAGTAAGCAGTGCAGGGATTTAGCGAGTTATTACTATGTGCTTACTTGAAAGTATTAGGTTAAATAATTGGCTTAATACTGGCAAAAGAAGCTATTGATAACCTGCCTACTTTTGTGTCTTTACAATAACTATTAGTAGAGGTGATATTAGCACTGTGCAGCAAATTACCTTGGTAAATCACAAGGCGATTAAATTTAGCTTCAATCTTTAAAACCTGTTCAAATAAACATGTTGTATCAACAATATAGCCTTTATGCTCTGAATGCTTTTGTTTAGCATTATTAACCATGCTAGCGAGTAATGGCTTATCTGATTGTTTAAATTCGATAATGTTTTCAGGGGTATACTTGTAAATGCTAGTACCACCAAGATCTTTATCAGACAAGTAATGAACAAACGCATAATCTCTTTCATCACACGAATCAATATGAGGAATTTTTTGATCTATTAATAAATTAGCTGGTTTGCAGGCTATTAGCGATAACAAACACTTATGCACAACTACAGCATAATCACTTTTATTTGTGATGTCGGGTAATATATTACCTTCAAAAAAGGTTTGTAACAGCCTTAAATAAGGTTGCGGCATGTTGTCTCTAACACCCGGATAATATGAGTTATCTGCAAACATAGGGTGAAAGTAAGCAATATTGTGCGCAAAGTTCATTACGCTGGTCATATCTAATAAAAAGTCGTCAATAATATAAACATATAGCCTAGTGCCCGGGACTATAAGTTTTTTTATATTCATGTTTGGGTTTAGTGTTAAATTTTTCATTGGTCACATTTTATTTTTATAGTGAGTATATTTTATTAGTTATGAAAGAGTGATTTTAAT includes the following:
- the pgi gene encoding glucose-6-phosphate isomerase, producing the protein MTNRSQLASWQALEKSATKMKQSHLRDLFAKDDARFSQFSTQIPGLLFDYSKQRIDKDVFTQLIALAKECDISAWREKMFNGEKINITENRAVLHTALRNRAHTPLIVDGENVTELVDNELAKIKLFVEKVRSGKWLGYSGKPVKDVVSIGVGGSNLGPQMATEALKALSDDTLNVHYVSNADGVQIASVLKNIDAETTLFVIASKTFTTSETMTNAKTAVDWFLQTAKDNAAIAKHFVAVSTNLEKTAEFGISNDNVFTMWDWVGGRFSLWSAIGLPIALYAGYDAFEAILEGAYEVDEHFKNAPLEQNVPLIMALLSVWNTSFLGYTSQAILPYDQALHMLPAYLQQGEMESNGKHVNFAGETVPYTTVPIIWGMTGINGQHAFYQCLHQGNVIVPADFIASIKPQVSVDKHHDILLSNFFAQTEALMNGVDEQEITADLTAKGKSQAQIDELLKHKIHQGNRPTTSMLLDSVDAKTVGRLIALYEHKIFCQGIILEICSFDQWGVELGKGLASKIEAELVDERVKYAHDSSTNGLMAYYKQHRTQ
- the zwf gene encoding glucose-6-phosphate dehydrogenase, translating into MLNPFDIIIFGGGGDLALRKLLPAMYRAYQEGNLPEGSRILPTVREETQRAEYIETAHKALKEFLAKDEFNAKDWKAFATFLVPVVSNVTAPDDNWDVLKGILDEHDSTKSRVFYLSLPPAVYGTCCEILSVKNLITPTSRVVVEKPIGYCGESAEAINGKIAEYFSEEQIFRIDHYLGKETVQNLMALRFSNSLFENMWDAKSIDNIQISISETVGLETRAGFYDKAGALRDMVQNHLLQLLCLVAMESPHKLNANSIRNEKLKVLEALRPLIGSDVDKNIIRGQYVPGDLNGKIVPGYLEELNEGSSKTETFVGIRAHIDNWRWAGVPFYLRTGKRMAKRCAEIVVQYKKVSHNVYEDSVGEIEPNRLVIRLQPEETIQLTLMSKRLDNLEMQLEPVTMNIELSQAYSNGFHSDAYKRLMLDAAANNPSLFIHRDEVRQAWKWIDPIIDRWQEKGKPALYRAGSWGPEDADELLAENNHVWFNTGDKGA
- the pgl gene encoding 6-phosphogluconolactonase, with the protein product MATIIEKFFDSKEALTAELSATLEQSLRDGISNDGRAVLMVSGGSSPAAAYKHLSTLDLNWQYIDVAMVDERWVDASHEKSNEAFINSTLLQNYGAAANFVTMKNSAETAQQGTAVCEAAYAALKRPYDVTILGMGPDGHTASLFPHAEGLDVGLNSDQLVCAINAIESDVTGSITERMTLTLNAIAQSKVVKLLISGDEKLAVYKQAKAGGDVNDMPLRAVLNHPSINIEVYWAP
- a CDS encoding TonB-dependent receptor, yielding MFANNFKKSLLAVNIGLIMSAGFTGAVLAAEETKVQDDVEVIEVRGIRASNKENLNGKRFSNAVVDVVSAEDVGKFPDGDVGESLARIPGVSVSRQFGQGQQVSIRGASAQLTRTLLDGHSVASTNWYDQQAVDRSFNYSLLPSELVGGLEVYKSSQANLVEGGIGGTVIVNTRKPLDLEANTLYAGIKADYGTISEEADPEISGLYSWKNDDETFGILVAGAMSEIQYQRNGIESSGGWSGGMSPTTFQQERERTAINVAMQYQPTDSLLFGLSLTSLDFGANNANTQVIIFPGEGSCKGTNASGNCVSREINGTGTGFFQTWVRQAEMDSKTVDFDWRYEAENFTFKGRIGNTSAESSVITANYGEWASNNADYNGTVDMTGDIVKYNLANQAYDSSILPSTMGPQTWAPEYNPDSDEETYLNLDFEIPVEIGAINSIKTGFRFADHKVVQDGNGANVNVALRPMRGAAEYYPGTVNAGGGFILPEPNMDLMIADSLAMTEGYTQRPQSFGTVEEENTALYIMADFDSGGIRGNLGVRYISTDISSDYYDLSDSGIYATTLSTDKADYSEFLPSINVVMDLADDVILRASAAQVISRPNYTDLFATRNLAGYTDNLPNNEVLQTGNVGLSPFKAFQADIGIEWYFSGDAMVSFTYFTKDVSSFISTQQQTKQQIGIDIPVYTENPDAGISPCGAGMNDCWTVSSSTNGSGGSIEGIEIQIQDAFDNGFGYSANYTYADAKAPDTNYPDRVGVFSDSSKNTYNLVGYYENDDFSARLAYNWRSEFIIREAPGWYGNREHQSFGSLDFSATYSVTDYLDVTFEGVNLTEEDSIQLGNNNAGTSLPNPDLLNDFPVWSFEGEARYKLGVALRF
- a CDS encoding DUF6445 family protein, which produces MKNLTLNPNMNIKKLIVPGTRLYVYIIDDFLLDMTSVMNFAHNIAYFHPMFADNSYYPGVRDNMPQPYLRLLQTFFEGNILPDITNKSDYAVVVHKCLLSLIACKPANLLIDQKIPHIDSCDERDYAFVHYLSDKDLGGTSIYKYTPENIIEFKQSDKPLLASMVNNAKQKHSEHKGYIVDTTCLFEQVLKIEAKFNRLVIYQGNLLHSANITSTNSYCKDTKVGRLSIASFASIKPII